The following proteins are co-located in the Diaphorobacter sp. HDW4B genome:
- a CDS encoding sulfite exporter TauE/SafE family protein gives MSAEQLLIAAATVAFAAFVQGASGLGFALIVAPVLIMLQPELLPVCVLFLMLPLNAYVAWREKHAIDVRGVGWIGLGRFVGTFGGLAVLAFLSANALAIFVGASTIAAAVVTWFIPAFAPGILAFLAAGLITGITETATGIGGPPLALTLQHRPVAEMRATIAVCFLVGEVISLIMLFLLGKIQPMHLQATLQLLPALAVGMFASRFVHHRINARFMRWFVQAFAIVSGAVLLIKAI, from the coding sequence ATGAGCGCCGAGCAACTGCTCATCGCCGCTGCGACCGTGGCATTTGCCGCCTTTGTTCAGGGCGCGAGCGGATTGGGTTTCGCGCTCATCGTGGCACCCGTGCTCATCATGCTGCAGCCAGAGCTTCTGCCGGTCTGCGTGCTGTTCCTGATGCTGCCGCTGAACGCCTATGTCGCCTGGCGCGAAAAGCACGCCATCGATGTCCGCGGTGTGGGATGGATCGGTCTGGGCCGATTTGTAGGCACCTTCGGCGGACTGGCCGTGCTCGCGTTTCTCAGTGCAAACGCCTTGGCCATCTTCGTCGGCGCATCCACCATCGCGGCGGCTGTCGTGACCTGGTTCATTCCCGCGTTCGCGCCCGGCATCCTCGCCTTTCTCGCCGCAGGGCTGATCACCGGCATCACCGAAACCGCCACCGGCATTGGCGGCCCGCCGCTCGCACTCACGCTGCAGCACCGCCCCGTTGCGGAAATGCGTGCCACGATTGCAGTCTGCTTTCTGGTGGGTGAAGTGATCTCGCTGATCATGCTGTTCCTGCTCGGCAAGATTCAGCCCATGCACCTGCAGGCGACGCTGCAATTGCTGCCCGCACTGGCCGTCGGCATGTTCGCCAGCCGCTTTGTGCACCACCGCATCAACGCGCGGTTCATGCGGTGGTTTGTGCAGGCCTTTGCGATTGTTTCGGGGGCGGTGCTGTTGATCAAGGCGATTTGA
- a CDS encoding helix-turn-helix transcriptional regulator yields the protein MNTATNLPVDRAIAALGKSVELARKRRGLSQADLAARMGVSVSTVRRMEDGHPGMALQHLASALQVFGELEKLQLLLDTAQDSVGLSLMDAELPERIHSKRRNAPKAF from the coding sequence ATGAATACCGCCACCAATCTTCCCGTAGACAGAGCCATCGCAGCCCTCGGCAAGAGCGTCGAGCTGGCGCGCAAGCGCCGTGGTCTGTCGCAGGCCGATCTGGCGGCGCGCATGGGGGTGTCGGTCAGCACGGTGCGGCGCATGGAAGACGGCCATCCCGGAATGGCCCTGCAGCACTTGGCCAGTGCCCTGCAGGTGTTCGGCGAGCTGGAAAAGCTGCAATTGCTGCTGGACACCGCGCAGGACTCGGTCGGCCTGAGCCTCATGGATGCCGAGCTGCCCGAGCGCATCCACAGCAAGCGCCGCAATGCGCCCAAGGCGTTCTGA
- a CDS encoding type II toxin-antitoxin system HipA family toxin, protein MVTNIKTEIDVCLGKVGMPVGKLVFVRNGPRMFTQFAYFQDWLDEKEAFNISPDLAMTPIYQTRKPPTKEDSQFFMALGDTEPDAWGRRVIARAHAKRRQEDPSLGALTELDYLCAVDDFSRMGALRLRDSRGGFLQSVPAGKRKTPPLIELEKMLASSQAVELGRETAEDLKYLQGKGTSLGGMRPKCSMLDEQGFLAIGKFPSVQDERNVTRAEVLALQLAKLAGIHAADAHVTMVHDTPVAIIRRFDRGEQDSRIPYISGATLLQASRLDEHAYTELLDQMKGACADYVSDARQLWRRLVFNHLITNVDDHLQNIGFLYMGHNQWQLSPAFDINPMPDKDRESKTWLSEDTGPITSMQQLMSQAPRFSLNKEQATAVVQEVLTAVLQWRAVGQSAEVGMTKQELDAFALAFEHPELDAAKKIAGR, encoded by the coding sequence ATGGTCACGAACATCAAAACCGAAATCGACGTCTGCCTGGGCAAGGTCGGCATGCCCGTGGGCAAGCTCGTGTTCGTGCGCAACGGACCGCGCATGTTCACCCAGTTCGCCTACTTTCAGGACTGGCTGGACGAGAAGGAGGCGTTCAACATCTCGCCCGATCTGGCGATGACGCCCATCTACCAGACGCGCAAGCCGCCGACCAAGGAGGACTCGCAGTTCTTCATGGCCTTGGGCGACACCGAGCCCGATGCCTGGGGCCGACGCGTCATCGCACGCGCGCATGCCAAGCGGCGTCAGGAAGATCCGTCGCTGGGCGCGCTGACCGAGCTTGATTACCTCTGCGCGGTCGATGATTTCAGCCGCATGGGCGCTTTGCGTCTGCGCGACAGCCGGGGCGGTTTTCTGCAGTCGGTACCGGCGGGCAAGCGCAAGACGCCGCCGTTGATCGAGCTGGAGAAAATGCTGGCCTCTTCGCAAGCCGTGGAGCTGGGCCGGGAAACCGCCGAAGACCTGAAATATCTGCAAGGCAAAGGCACGTCGCTCGGCGGCATGCGGCCCAAATGCAGCATGCTGGACGAGCAGGGATTTCTGGCGATCGGCAAGTTCCCCAGCGTGCAGGACGAGCGAAACGTCACGCGCGCCGAAGTGCTGGCACTCCAACTCGCGAAGCTGGCAGGCATTCACGCGGCCGACGCGCATGTCACCATGGTCCACGACACGCCGGTCGCCATCATCCGCCGCTTCGATCGTGGCGAGCAGGATTCGCGCATTCCCTATATCTCGGGCGCGACCCTGCTGCAGGCCAGCCGCTTGGACGAGCATGCCTACACAGAACTGCTCGACCAGATGAAAGGCGCCTGCGCCGACTACGTGAGCGACGCGCGACAACTGTGGCGACGTCTGGTGTTCAACCACCTGATCACCAACGTGGACGACCATCTGCAGAACATCGGCTTTCTCTACATGGGCCACAACCAATGGCAGCTGTCACCCGCGTTCGACATCAACCCCATGCCGGACAAGGACCGCGAATCCAAGACCTGGTTGAGCGAGGACACCGGCCCCATCACCAGCATGCAGCAGTTGATGAGCCAAGCGCCGCGCTTTTCGCTCAACAAGGAACAGGCCACCGCCGTCGTGCAGGAGGTGTTGACCGCCGTGCTGCAATGGCGCGCTGTCGGTCAATCCGCCGAAGTCGGCATGACGAAGCAGGAACTCGATGCGTTTGCACTGGCCTTCGAGCATCCCGAACTGGACGCGGCCAAAAAGATCGCGGGCCGCTGA
- a CDS encoding sulfite exporter TauE/SafE family protein produces the protein METLLVYVALGIGAGLLAGMLGVGGGQVVVPGLLYLFHLNHFPEQHLVHLALGTSLATIAVTSLSSAWSHSRLGSISVALARRMAPGIVVGAVIGGLMAGLFPSHALKIGFGVFLILLAVQMAFSLKPKPGRDLPHGMGVSLVSAVIGWVSAIVGVGGGSMVVPYLTWGNVEMKTAVGTASACGFFLAIAGMVGYVISGWNAPGLPQYSIGYVYLPAFLAVSLLSIVFTRVGAMLAHRLPVATLKRVFSICLLVAGVRILL, from the coding sequence ATGGAGACTTTGCTGGTGTACGTGGCGCTGGGCATTGGCGCGGGGCTGCTTGCGGGCATGCTGGGCGTGGGAGGAGGGCAGGTGGTCGTGCCTGGCCTGCTGTATCTCTTTCACCTGAACCATTTCCCCGAGCAGCATCTGGTGCATCTCGCCCTCGGCACCAGTCTGGCAACGATTGCCGTCACGTCGCTGTCGTCCGCCTGGTCGCATTCCCGGCTGGGCTCCATCAGCGTGGCGCTGGCGCGGCGCATGGCTCCGGGCATCGTCGTGGGCGCGGTCATCGGCGGCTTGATGGCGGGACTGTTTCCCAGCCACGCACTCAAGATCGGCTTTGGCGTCTTTCTGATTCTGCTGGCCGTGCAGATGGCGTTTTCGCTCAAACCCAAGCCGGGCCGCGATCTGCCGCATGGCATGGGCGTCTCGCTCGTCTCCGCCGTCATCGGCTGGGTTTCAGCGATTGTGGGTGTGGGCGGCGGCAGCATGGTCGTGCCGTATCTCACATGGGGCAATGTGGAGATGAAAACCGCCGTCGGCACAGCATCCGCCTGCGGCTTCTTTCTGGCCATCGCGGGCATGGTCGGCTATGTGATTTCAGGCTGGAACGCGCCAGGTCTGCCGCAATACAGCATCGGCTATGTCTACCTGCCCGCGTTCTTGGCGGTGTCCTTGCTTTCCATCGTTTTCACGCGCGTCGGAGCGATGCTCGCGCACCGCTTGCCGGTGGCGACACTCAAGCGTGTGTTCTCGATCTGCCTGCTGGTGGCGGGCGTGCGCATTCTGCTTTGA
- a CDS encoding enoyl-CoA hydratase, which yields MTAEAVSLNVDASGAAWIRVNRPERHNAMTAAMYEALLECIASAQADERVRCVLLQGEGGKSFISGTDISHFKDFTDGKQGIEYEAFVERVIDAVERICFPTIAVIDGWAVGGGLALATACDFRICTPKSRFGAPIAKTLSNTLSSRNMARMAAALGIPRVKRMLLLADYLNADEALNCGFVQSIVSAETLIDESQQLADKLMALSGTTQAAVKESLRRIVVDNDLHDDDLVESVYGSAAFRSGVAGFIKS from the coding sequence ATGACAGCAGAAGCCGTTTCGCTGAACGTCGATGCCTCGGGCGCTGCATGGATTCGCGTGAACCGACCCGAGCGGCACAACGCGATGACTGCGGCGATGTACGAAGCGCTGCTCGAATGCATCGCCAGCGCGCAGGCCGACGAGCGCGTGCGCTGCGTGCTGTTGCAAGGTGAGGGTGGCAAGTCGTTCATCTCGGGCACCGACATTTCGCACTTCAAGGACTTCACCGATGGCAAGCAAGGCATCGAATATGAAGCCTTTGTCGAGCGTGTGATCGACGCGGTGGAGCGCATCTGCTTCCCCACCATCGCTGTGATCGACGGCTGGGCCGTGGGCGGCGGGCTGGCGCTGGCGACCGCGTGCGACTTCCGCATCTGCACACCGAAATCGCGCTTTGGTGCGCCGATTGCGAAAACGCTGTCGAACACGCTTTCGTCGCGCAACATGGCGCGGATGGCTGCGGCGCTGGGCATTCCGCGCGTCAAACGCATGCTGCTGCTGGCCGATTATCTGAACGCGGACGAAGCGCTGAACTGCGGCTTTGTGCAATCCATCGTGAGTGCCGAAACGCTGATCGACGAATCGCAGCAACTGGCAGACAAGCTGATGGCGCTTTCCGGCACCACGCAGGCCGCCGTGAAGGAGAGCCTGCGCCGCATCGTCGTGGACAATGATCTGCATGACGATGATCTGGTCGAATCGGTCTACGGCAGCGCGGCGTTTCGCAGCGGGGTGGCGGGCTTCATCAAAAGCTGA
- a CDS encoding DUF11 domain-containing protein produces MNLTHSIRAKFQLGFSVFALMPFVAHAQFFNDPGSSGAPITNFTTGGISTTVVTGASPVAIKAMSYMAASYTPAGSPYLPNFKLSFFIYDNGPDNGNYLNSGDWSGRQMVWVSPQESFTSSSNADFAWRRSSDFMPITLLPNRKYLIGAFTEDTPRMVNFRMYTGNFSAGGYTSRPPVRFLDSSHQLLGALPAGRLQLQLFQASTDLAITKSRSTPTVATGGNVTYTITASNAGPDAANATVADAMPASLSGVTWTCVGAGGAACSASGSGNINDAVALPVGSSVTYTVSGTLASSASGTLSNTATVTAQDGLLETNLANNTATDTATISQVSDLAVTLTGTAGPVLPGANVAYTLTATNAGPTPATAASLTSTLAAQLQDLQWTCTATGGATCAPSGSGAVSDSVNLPAGGSVVYSINGKVMAGTVASTLSNTANIAPPSGYSDTNAANNQATFNTVVAAVAPPSEPAAVPTLREWALLLLSAMVAGLAVLGLRLRRAA; encoded by the coding sequence ATGAACCTGACACATTCAATACGAGCGAAGTTTCAACTTGGATTCTCTGTCTTTGCGCTGATGCCGTTCGTGGCGCATGCACAGTTTTTCAACGATCCCGGCTCCAGCGGAGCTCCGATCACCAACTTCACCACAGGCGGCATTTCAACGACCGTGGTCACGGGCGCGAGCCCGGTTGCCATCAAGGCCATGAGCTATATGGCCGCCTCCTATACGCCTGCAGGCAGCCCATACCTGCCGAATTTCAAGTTGTCGTTTTTCATCTATGACAACGGACCGGACAATGGAAATTACCTGAATTCGGGAGATTGGAGTGGAAGACAGATGGTATGGGTCAGCCCGCAAGAAAGCTTCACATCGTCCAGCAACGCCGATTTTGCCTGGCGACGCTCTTCGGATTTCATGCCGATTACGCTGCTGCCAAACCGCAAGTACCTGATCGGCGCGTTTACTGAAGATACGCCCAGAATGGTCAACTTCAGGATGTATACGGGTAACTTCAGCGCTGGGGGCTACACATCGAGACCTCCCGTGCGGTTTCTCGACTCCTCCCATCAATTGCTAGGTGCGTTGCCTGCAGGGCGCCTGCAATTGCAGCTCTTTCAGGCCAGCACCGATCTTGCCATCACCAAGTCTCGCAGTACTCCCACGGTGGCTACTGGTGGCAACGTGACCTATACCATCACGGCAAGCAACGCAGGCCCCGATGCGGCCAATGCCACGGTGGCCGATGCCATGCCAGCCAGCCTCAGCGGCGTGACGTGGACATGCGTGGGCGCTGGTGGTGCTGCGTGCAGCGCATCGGGCAGTGGCAACATCAATGACGCCGTGGCGCTGCCAGTGGGCAGCAGCGTGACATATACCGTGAGCGGCACACTCGCATCCAGCGCGAGCGGAACCCTGTCCAATACCGCCACGGTGACTGCCCAGGACGGATTGCTGGAAACCAATTTGGCCAACAACACCGCCACCGATACCGCAACCATCTCCCAGGTGTCGGACCTCGCGGTCACCCTGACCGGCACGGCTGGCCCTGTGCTCCCCGGCGCGAACGTGGCCTATACCCTCACTGCCACCAACGCAGGCCCCACACCTGCCACGGCGGCCAGCCTGACGAGCACTTTGGCCGCACAACTGCAGGACCTGCAATGGACTTGCACGGCCACTGGCGGTGCAACATGCGCACCCAGTGGATCGGGCGCAGTGAGCGATTCCGTGAATCTGCCCGCAGGCGGCTCGGTGGTCTACAGCATCAACGGCAAGGTGATGGCGGGAACAGTCGCCAGCACCTTGAGCAACACCGCCAACATTGCGCCGCCGAGCGGCTATTCAGACACCAACGCGGCCAATAATCAGGCGACGTTCAACACGGTCGTGGCAGCAGTCGCTCCACCAAGCGAGCCCGCAGCCGTGCCTACGCTTCGCGAATGGGCGCTGCTGCTGCTTTCCGCAATGGTGGCAGGTCTGGCCGTTCTGGGATTGCGTCTGCGTCGAGCGGCTTGA
- the bioB gene encoding biotin synthase BioB translates to MSSNTTAPQSTQDSNASAVVVQEQHVQFFTKARAALSLDEPAKVWSVEAIQQLLDMPFMDLLWRAQSVHRAHWPEGDIELATLLSVKTGGCPENCGYCPQSAEFDTGVKAQKLMSVQEVTAAAQAAKDAGAARFCMGAAWRAPKDRDIEKVSELISAVKGLGMQTCATLGMLEPHHADALKGAGLDYYNHNLDTAPEYYTDVVSTRQYQDRLNTLQAVRDAGISVCCGGIIGMGEEVVHRAGLIAQLANLQPYPESVPINSLVRVPGTPLADSDPVDPLDFVRVIAVARITMPKARVRLSAGRQQLGEAVQALCFMAGANSIFYGDKLLVTGNPEASDDARLIAKLGLRTSGKTTIGE, encoded by the coding sequence ATGAGCAGCAACACCACCGCCCCACAATCCACGCAAGACAGCAACGCAAGCGCCGTTGTCGTGCAGGAGCAGCATGTGCAGTTCTTCACCAAGGCGCGTGCGGCCCTGTCGCTGGACGAGCCCGCCAAAGTCTGGAGCGTCGAAGCCATTCAGCAATTGCTGGACATGCCGTTCATGGACTTGCTCTGGCGCGCCCAATCCGTACACCGCGCGCATTGGCCGGAAGGCGATATCGAGCTGGCGACCTTGCTGTCGGTGAAGACCGGCGGCTGCCCCGAAAACTGCGGCTACTGCCCGCAATCGGCAGAGTTCGACACAGGCGTGAAAGCCCAGAAACTCATGAGCGTGCAAGAGGTGACCGCCGCCGCGCAAGCCGCCAAGGACGCCGGTGCGGCGCGCTTTTGCATGGGCGCCGCGTGGCGTGCGCCGAAGGATCGCGACATCGAGAAAGTCAGCGAACTCATCTCTGCCGTCAAGGGCCTGGGCATGCAGACCTGTGCCACCCTCGGCATGCTGGAGCCACACCACGCCGACGCACTCAAGGGCGCGGGTCTGGACTACTACAACCACAACCTCGACACCGCGCCCGAGTACTACACCGACGTGGTCAGCACCCGCCAGTACCAGGACCGGCTGAACACTCTGCAGGCCGTGCGCGATGCGGGCATCAGCGTCTGCTGCGGCGGCATCATCGGCATGGGGGAAGAAGTGGTTCACCGCGCGGGCTTGATCGCTCAACTCGCCAATCTGCAGCCTTATCCCGAGTCCGTGCCGATCAACAGTCTGGTGCGCGTGCCCGGCACGCCGCTGGCCGACAGCGACCCGGTCGATCCTCTCGACTTCGTGCGCGTGATCGCCGTCGCCCGCATCACCATGCCCAAGGCCCGCGTGCGTTTGTCGGCAGGCCGCCAGCAATTGGGCGAGGCCGTGCAGGCACTGTGCTTCATGGCGGGGGCGAATTCGATTTTCTACGGCGACAAACTGCTGGTCACTGGAAACCCCGAGGCGTCGGATGATGCGCGCTTGATTGCGAAGCTGGGGTTGCGGACTTCAGGCAAAACGACCATCGGCGAATGA
- a CDS encoding tripartite tricarboxylate transporter substrate binding protein: MQRRHFIAASAAAFAAPWAGSATAADLPKGTIKIFVGWAPGGGTDVFARIVGQKLSEIWGRPVIVENKPGATGALCADFFAKTKFNDGVNLLMAHVNTHAISPQIFKSITYDPLKDYAPIGLIGATPHILVTGSKEKYASIQDVVAACKKGPGKISFGSSGTGSVQHLAAEMFNMAAGVKTIHVPYKGSGPMQTDLLGGQIDFSFDTMTAAAQQVKSGKMQGIVQTRVNRAKGFPGVPTMDEQGFKGFDASSWYGVVGPRDMSKELAQQINADINKVLAMPDVIGRFDGYGVEGGGGSVEKFAAFMQSEYKKWGEVVRAANVTEES, encoded by the coding sequence ATGCAACGCCGTCATTTCATTGCAGCCAGCGCAGCCGCATTCGCCGCACCATGGGCTGGCTCGGCCACTGCGGCCGATCTGCCCAAGGGCACGATCAAGATCTTTGTGGGCTGGGCACCGGGAGGCGGCACGGATGTGTTTGCGCGCATCGTCGGGCAGAAGCTCTCCGAGATCTGGGGCCGCCCGGTCATCGTGGAAAACAAGCCCGGCGCGACCGGTGCGCTGTGCGCCGATTTCTTCGCCAAGACCAAGTTCAACGATGGCGTGAACCTGCTGATGGCGCATGTGAACACACATGCCATCTCGCCGCAGATCTTCAAGAGCATCACCTACGACCCGCTCAAGGACTACGCACCGATTGGGCTTATCGGCGCGACGCCGCACATCCTCGTTACCGGCAGCAAGGAGAAATACGCGTCGATTCAGGACGTAGTTGCCGCCTGCAAGAAGGGCCCCGGCAAGATCAGCTTTGGCTCGTCGGGCACGGGCTCGGTGCAGCATCTCGCCGCCGAGATGTTCAACATGGCTGCGGGCGTGAAGACCATTCATGTGCCCTACAAGGGCTCCGGCCCCATGCAGACCGATCTGCTCGGCGGGCAGATCGATTTCAGCTTCGACACGATGACGGCTGCAGCCCAGCAGGTAAAGAGCGGAAAGATGCAGGGCATCGTGCAGACCCGCGTGAATCGCGCCAAGGGTTTTCCGGGCGTGCCGACCATGGACGAGCAGGGCTTCAAGGGCTTTGATGCGTCGAGCTGGTACGGCGTCGTCGGCCCGCGCGACATGTCCAAGGAACTGGCGCAGCAGATCAACGCCGACATCAACAAGGTGCTCGCCATGCCCGATGTGATTGGTCGGTTCGACGGCTATGGCGTGGAGGGCGGCGGCGGCTCGGTCGAGAAGTTCGCGGCCTTCATGCAGTCCGAATACAAGAAGTGGGGCGAGGTCGTGCGCGCCGCCAACGTCACCGAAGAAAGCTGA
- a CDS encoding YdcF family protein, producing MPLQALRTVPLTRSTNRSSPSILQPLWLRVLCGVIGVLLLGDAVVLMGYGMFNVGILVPAVIGAVLLAMLIWRQRISQTLARHSTLRRLWRWGWILFVLWLISLLVFWLRIAQQMHSEKTQQPVDAIIVLGSATRDGQPSQTLAHRLDVAAALAKSQPNALIATSGGVDFGETESEGRIMARYLEQRHGIAPTRLIMEERSTSTALNLSLSMDLLAARNLSADSSIAIVTSDFHTPRAQWIADKVGLKNAHTVGAPTPLSIRFNAWLREYFAVASSWVLREF from the coding sequence TTGCCGCTCCAAGCTCTCCGCACCGTGCCGTTGACCCGTTCCACCAACCGTTCTTCCCCAAGCATTCTTCAACCGCTGTGGCTGCGTGTGCTGTGTGGCGTGATCGGCGTGCTGCTGCTTGGCGATGCCGTGGTGCTGATGGGATACGGCATGTTCAATGTCGGCATTCTCGTGCCGGCAGTGATCGGTGCCGTGCTGCTCGCCATGCTCATCTGGCGACAGCGAATTTCGCAAACTCTGGCAAGACATTCCACTCTGCGCCGACTCTGGCGATGGGGCTGGATTCTGTTCGTGCTCTGGCTGATCAGCCTGCTCGTCTTCTGGCTGCGCATCGCGCAGCAAATGCATTCCGAAAAAACACAGCAGCCGGTGGATGCCATCATCGTCCTCGGCAGCGCCACGCGCGATGGCCAACCGTCGCAAACGCTCGCGCATCGACTGGATGTGGCCGCAGCGCTCGCCAAGTCTCAGCCAAACGCCTTGATCGCCACCAGCGGCGGCGTCGATTTCGGCGAGACCGAAAGCGAAGGCCGCATCATGGCCCGCTATCTGGAGCAACGCCACGGCATCGCGCCCACGCGTCTCATCATGGAAGAGCGCAGCACCAGCACCGCCTTGAATCTGTCACTGAGCATGGATCTGCTTGCGGCGCGCAATCTGTCTGCAGACAGCTCCATCGCCATCGTGACCAGCGATTTCCACACCCCGCGCGCGCAATGGATTGCGGACAAGGTGGGCCTCAAAAACGCCCACACGGTCGGCGCTCCCACGCCGTTGTCGATCCGCTTCAATGCCTGGCTGCGCGAGTATTTTGCGGTGGCAAGCAGTTGGGTTCTTCGCGAGTTCTGA
- a CDS encoding VOC family protein, with product MASEQRPFRVLGIQQVAIGGTDKARMKKLWVDMLGLEQTGTFQSERENVDEDILAMGKGAMKVEVDIMQPMDIDKKPAVHTTPLNHIGLWIDDLPKAVEWLTAKGVRFAPGGIRPGAAGYDITFLHPKSNDEFPIAGEGVLIELVQAPADVIAALG from the coding sequence ATGGCGAGCGAACAACGTCCTTTCCGCGTTCTGGGAATTCAACAAGTAGCGATCGGCGGCACGGACAAGGCGCGCATGAAGAAGCTGTGGGTGGACATGCTGGGTCTGGAGCAGACCGGCACCTTCCAGAGCGAGCGCGAGAACGTGGATGAAGACATTCTCGCGATGGGCAAGGGCGCGATGAAGGTGGAAGTGGACATCATGCAGCCCATGGACATCGACAAGAAGCCCGCCGTGCACACCACGCCGCTGAACCACATCGGCCTGTGGATCGACGATCTGCCCAAGGCCGTGGAATGGCTGACGGCCAAGGGCGTGCGCTTTGCACCCGGTGGCATTCGTCCCGGCGCTGCGGGCTATGACATCACCTTTCTGCATCCCAAGAGCAACGACGAGTTTCCGATTGCGGGCGAGGGCGTGCTGATCGAGCTGGTGCAGGCTCCTGCCGACGTGATCGCAGCACTGGGTTGA
- a CDS encoding PaaI family thioesterase has product MSSLVDQINTASEGGLPSLLGIRTIHAERGEIRTEMPVRPELMAPNGYLHAGSLVTLADTSCGYGCRSMLPEGATGFTTIELKSNHLSTAREGTVECVATVVHAGRTTQVWDAVVKHRETGKTMVMFRCTQMILYPVPK; this is encoded by the coding sequence ATGTCCAGCCTCGTCGATCAGATCAACACCGCGAGCGAGGGTGGCTTGCCCAGCCTGCTCGGAATCCGCACCATTCACGCCGAACGCGGTGAAATCCGCACCGAAATGCCGGTGCGCCCCGAACTGATGGCACCCAATGGCTACCTGCATGCGGGCAGCCTGGTCACGTTGGCCGACACGTCCTGCGGCTACGGCTGCCGCTCCATGTTGCCCGAGGGCGCAACAGGCTTCACCACCATCGAGTTGAAGTCCAACCATCTCTCGACCGCACGAGAAGGCACGGTTGAATGCGTGGCGACGGTCGTTCATGCGGGTCGCACGACGCAAGTCTGGGATGCCGTAGTCAAACACCGCGAAACCGGCAAGACGATGGTGATGTTCCGCTGCACGCAGATGATTCTGTATCCGGTGCCGAAATAA
- a CDS encoding CaiB/BaiF CoA-transferase family protein → MNQATHKPTAAANLPLAGIRVLDVSQVMAGPFACMLLADLGADVIKVEPPEGDQTRGAMGFKMKGPDSMGFLNMNRNKRSITLDLKSEEGRETFYELAKTADVIVENYRPGVVQRLKVDYETIQAINPKIVYVSISGFGQSGPWAKRPGFDLMAQAMSGVMSVTGYKGEKPVKAGVPVADIGCALFATYGLLSAYIGAQRTGQGQHIDASLFDSVMAFSVWDMSEYWGTGVPPAPLGTSNKMSAPYQAVKARDDYFVMGATNQKLWAKLCELIDRPDLLQHEQFATVPLRLKNREVLIDTLEQEFAKKDSAEWVDLMLAAGIPAGPILSYPEAFEGEHGTHRKMCMEIDHPIEGKVKNIGFPVKMLGTPQQVRRHPPLLGEHNEEILAELAERTAREKVDA, encoded by the coding sequence ATGAACCAAGCCACCCACAAACCCACCGCCGCTGCGAACCTCCCACTTGCAGGCATTCGCGTGCTCGATGTCAGCCAGGTCATGGCCGGGCCGTTTGCCTGCATGCTGCTGGCCGATCTGGGCGCGGATGTGATCAAGGTCGAACCGCCCGAAGGCGACCAGACGCGCGGCGCGATGGGCTTCAAGATGAAGGGCCCGGACAGCATGGGCTTTCTGAACATGAACCGCAACAAGCGCTCGATCACGCTGGATCTGAAAAGCGAAGAGGGCCGCGAGACCTTCTACGAACTTGCCAAGACCGCCGATGTGATCGTGGAGAACTACCGCCCTGGCGTGGTGCAGCGCTTGAAGGTGGACTACGAAACCATTCAGGCGATCAACCCGAAGATCGTCTACGTGAGCATCTCCGGCTTTGGCCAGAGTGGGCCATGGGCCAAGCGTCCTGGCTTCGATCTGATGGCGCAAGCCATGTCCGGCGTGATGAGCGTGACCGGCTACAAGGGTGAAAAGCCGGTGAAGGCGGGTGTGCCGGTGGCCGACATCGGCTGCGCGCTGTTTGCGACCTATGGCCTGCTTTCGGCTTACATTGGCGCGCAGCGCACGGGGCAGGGCCAGCATATCGATGCGTCGCTGTTCGATTCGGTGATGGCGTTCTCTGTCTGGGACATGTCGGAATACTGGGGCACCGGCGTGCCGCCCGCGCCGCTGGGCACCAGCAACAAGATGAGCGCGCCTTATCAGGCCGTGAAGGCGCGCGACGACTACTTCGTCATGGGCGCGACCAACCAGAAGCTCTGGGCCAAACTGTGCGAGCTGATCGACAGGCCCGACCTGCTGCAGCACGAGCAGTTTGCGACCGTGCCGCTGCGCCTGAAAAACCGCGAGGTGCTGATCGACACGCTGGAGCAGGAATTCGCCAAGAAGGACAGCGCCGAGTGGGTTGACTTGATGCTGGCCGCAGGCATTCCCGCAGGCCCGATCCTGAGCTATCCCGAAGCATTCGAGGGCGAGCACGGCACGCACCGCAAGATGTGCATGGAGATCGACCATCCCATCGAAGGCAAGGTCAAGAACATCGGCTTCCCCGTCAAGATGCTGGGCACGCCGCAACAGGTGCGCCGCCATCCGCCGCTGCTGGGCGAGCACAACGAGGAAATCCTTGCCGAATTGGCCGAACGCACAGCACGCGAAAAGGTAGACGCATGA